A portion of the Paenibacillus marchantiae genome contains these proteins:
- a CDS encoding M23 family metallopeptidase, with translation MDSLKEGSKIRANHLNGGGSLPKSGYAAHEKLQSKKSWKLLAIALGACVMLSACGNSNSITSEQAEQQSKERTTNANEASESTHQAENSGTEVSAIITPDNFIDTLMNGSKDAIYSQMSPELKEALTLEQFKSSADQFLEGVTSFDLVVNAKVNHLTELAWKDQTGDKGIQAYFTEANQIEGLLIQPLEPHEDTDQTFTKTEFQFPMKGEWYVFWGGNDVMSNYHYEHETQRYALDIIRTKAAFSYNGDAKVNENYYAFGEPLYAAADGTVVDIKNDIPDNIPGVMNPEEPAGNNVVIDHGNGEYSITGHIKEGSVAVKKGDKVKQGDLIGELGNSGNSSEAHLHFQVSDGPDLFTSRSVNIRWADQSQQLTRGNTIQGLSE, from the coding sequence ATGGACAGTTTAAAAGAAGGATCTAAAATTCGTGCGAATCACTTAAATGGCGGGGGAAGTCTTCCGAAATCAGGATATGCTGCACATGAGAAGTTACAGAGCAAAAAGAGCTGGAAGTTGCTTGCCATTGCCCTTGGAGCCTGCGTGATGTTGTCTGCCTGCGGTAACAGTAACTCGATTACATCCGAGCAGGCGGAGCAGCAGTCCAAGGAACGGACGACAAATGCCAATGAAGCGAGTGAGAGTACCCATCAGGCAGAGAATTCAGGTACAGAGGTGAGCGCCATCATTACACCCGACAATTTCATCGATACGTTAATGAACGGTTCCAAGGATGCCATCTACAGTCAGATGAGTCCCGAGTTGAAGGAAGCACTAACGCTTGAACAGTTTAAATCGTCTGCGGATCAATTCCTTGAGGGCGTAACTTCCTTTGATCTAGTGGTGAATGCCAAAGTGAATCATTTAACTGAGCTCGCCTGGAAGGATCAAACAGGAGACAAAGGAATTCAAGCTTATTTTACCGAAGCAAATCAGATTGAAGGGCTGTTAATCCAACCACTGGAACCCCATGAAGATACGGATCAAACATTCACCAAAACAGAATTTCAATTCCCAATGAAGGGTGAATGGTATGTGTTCTGGGGAGGCAATGATGTGATGTCAAACTATCATTACGAGCATGAAACACAGCGCTATGCGCTAGATATCATTCGCACCAAAGCAGCTTTCAGTTACAACGGAGATGCAAAGGTGAACGAAAACTACTACGCTTTTGGTGAGCCGCTCTATGCAGCTGCGGACGGAACCGTAGTCGATATCAAGAATGATATTCCAGATAATATACCAGGTGTTATGAACCCGGAAGAACCAGCGGGTAATAATGTGGTCATTGACCATGGAAACGGAGAATACAGCATCACCGGGCACATTAAGGAAGGCAGTGTGGCCGTCAAAAAAGGGGATAAAGTCAAGCAGGGAGACCTCATTGGAGAGCTGGGTAACTCAGGTAATTCCAGTGAAGCTCATCTGCACTTCCAGGTATCGGACGGCCCGGATCTATTCACTTCCCGTTCTGTTAACATTCGTTGGGCGGATCAGAGCCAGCAGTTAACCCGGGGGAACACGATTCAAGGGTTGTCTGAGTAA
- a CDS encoding response regulator transcription factor → MDHVSILLVDDEQAILHMLKTVLLKEQFVDIDTVTTGEEAITACENKTYHCIVLDIMLPGKSGLEICPFLRQVTDAPILFLTAKTTDYDKLTGFAVGGDDYVVKPFNPLEVVARIKSLLKRYLPTKMAATTTASPPSSDVTSSSPAVQEGVYDFGRFQVFEHAGELQVEGQPVTCPALVYQLLLFFCKHPNRIFTKSELYERVWGSESISDDNTVMVHIHRIRERIEADPSNPTFLVNVRGLGYKLIQPNQVSRA, encoded by the coding sequence ATGGATCACGTCTCCATACTGCTAGTTGATGATGAACAAGCCATTTTACATATGCTCAAAACCGTCCTGCTCAAAGAGCAATTTGTAGACATCGACACCGTTACCACTGGAGAAGAGGCGATTACCGCCTGCGAAAATAAAACCTATCACTGCATTGTGCTGGACATCATGCTGCCTGGCAAAAGCGGACTGGAGATCTGTCCCTTTCTGCGGCAGGTGACCGATGCACCGATTCTTTTTCTGACCGCCAAAACAACGGATTATGACAAGTTAACCGGATTCGCCGTTGGCGGCGATGATTATGTCGTTAAACCATTTAATCCACTGGAAGTGGTCGCCCGGATCAAATCACTGCTGAAACGTTATTTACCTACCAAAATGGCGGCGACTACAACGGCGTCTCCACCCTCTTCTGACGTAACTTCGTCATCTCCTGCCGTGCAGGAAGGGGTATATGATTTTGGTCGTTTTCAAGTATTTGAACACGCCGGTGAACTTCAGGTTGAAGGACAGCCTGTAACCTGTCCGGCTCTTGTCTACCAGCTGCTGCTCTTTTTCTGCAAGCATCCAAATCGTATTTTCACCAAATCGGAATTGTATGAGCGTGTATGGGGTTCGGAATCCATCAGCGATGACAACACCGTTATGGTTCATATTCACCGTATTCGTGAGCGGATTGAGGCTGATCCCTCTAACCCTACGTTTCTCGTCAACGTCCGGGGGCTGGGGTACAAACTCATTCAGCCTAACCAAGTGTCACGCGCATGA
- a CDS encoding ammonium transporter: MTLETLSSGMDTVWVVLSAAMILLMEGGFALLEAGFVRYKNSVNIIMKVFADITIGTLLFYAIGFGLMYGSDAGGFVGITGFFLNGDLSHLDVPVSLETFWLFQAAFTIAVISIVSGAVAERINFRAYLLYIILMTAIIYPIGGHWAWGGGWLGKLGMQDFAGSAVIHALGGFSALAAAIIIGPRKGKYTPLGVSAIALPSNLPLASVGAFLLWFGWFGFNAGSTLSATDVRIGHIAIVTMLSAASGGAATLLYTLFRFNRSDAPSVINGSLAGLVGITAGCAFVSDVAAIFIGAVSGLLMMAATNWLDRRQIDDPVGAFPVHAVSGMWGTIAVGLFATDGGLFMGGGWRLLGVQALGLTALVVWGFVMTWIGLKLIGKIVPVRSTEEEEDLGLDISYHGVMAAHQSHEFLDGEEHIRAFQNDSPNRDR, from the coding sequence ATGACTTTGGAGACGTTAAGCTCCGGGATGGATACGGTCTGGGTCGTACTGAGTGCAGCCATGATTTTGTTGATGGAGGGCGGATTCGCGCTCCTGGAGGCTGGCTTTGTACGTTATAAAAATAGCGTAAATATTATTATGAAGGTTTTCGCTGACATTACGATTGGAACGTTGCTTTTCTATGCCATCGGATTTGGCTTGATGTATGGCTCTGATGCCGGAGGTTTTGTAGGCATAACCGGATTTTTCCTCAATGGAGACTTGTCTCACCTGGATGTACCCGTTTCATTGGAAACATTCTGGCTGTTCCAGGCCGCGTTCACCATTGCCGTCATTTCCATCGTATCGGGTGCTGTAGCTGAACGGATTAACTTTCGTGCCTATCTGCTGTACATCATATTGATGACGGCAATCATTTATCCGATTGGTGGACACTGGGCATGGGGCGGCGGTTGGCTCGGCAAGCTGGGGATGCAGGATTTTGCCGGTTCCGCAGTTATTCACGCGTTGGGCGGGTTCTCTGCACTGGCCGCCGCGATTATTATTGGGCCGCGTAAAGGCAAATACACACCGCTTGGCGTGAGTGCCATTGCGCTTCCGAGCAATCTGCCGCTGGCATCTGTAGGTGCATTTCTGCTGTGGTTCGGCTGGTTTGGCTTCAATGCAGGAAGTACGCTCAGTGCGACTGATGTAAGGATCGGTCACATTGCCATCGTTACGATGTTATCTGCTGCTTCGGGCGGTGCGGCTACACTGCTTTACACCTTGTTCCGATTCAATCGTTCAGACGCACCATCGGTCATTAATGGCTCGCTGGCCGGTCTGGTCGGTATTACGGCGGGGTGTGCTTTTGTCAGTGATGTAGCTGCGATATTCATCGGGGCGGTATCTGGATTACTCATGATGGCTGCAACGAATTGGCTGGACCGCAGGCAGATTGATGACCCGGTGGGTGCGTTCCCTGTTCATGCTGTATCCGGGATGTGGGGAACGATTGCCGTGGGTTTGTTTGCAACCGATGGTGGCTTGTTCATGGGAGGTGGCTGGAGGCTGCTGGGTGTTCAGGCGCTCGGCCTAACGGCTTTGGTCGTCTGGGGATTTGTCATGACCTGGATTGGTCTGAAACTGATTGGCAAGATCGTTCCTGTCCGTTCCACGGAAGAAGAGGAAGATTTGGGTCTGGATATTAGTTATCATGGTGTAATGGCTGCACACCAGTCCCATGAATTTTTAGATGGCGAGGAGCATATTCGTGCTTTCCAGAATGATTCACCGAATCGGGATCGTTAA
- a CDS encoding DinB family protein, protein MFTRNDDIRSQIWEAVSGLNEEQLNLQPTPTHWSIMQVLRHLNLMENIIVKQAHAALKKEQTVAVDKKPYELTLDRSHSVSAPSHLQPPAEPETLANVRHDLEDSHQALMHVAQDHESELLRSKSFLHPVFGEMDLAQWVDFASYHEERHLAQIQDIKQRLGVSHT, encoded by the coding sequence ATGTTCACTCGTAATGACGACATTCGGAGCCAAATTTGGGAAGCCGTCTCTGGACTCAATGAAGAGCAATTGAACCTCCAACCCACACCTACTCACTGGAGTATTATGCAAGTTCTCCGTCACCTGAATTTGATGGAAAACATCATTGTGAAGCAAGCCCACGCCGCTCTAAAGAAAGAACAGACCGTTGCTGTGGACAAAAAACCATATGAGCTTACACTGGATCGCAGCCACTCTGTCAGCGCCCCGTCTCATCTCCAGCCTCCTGCGGAACCAGAAACGCTGGCGAATGTACGACATGACCTGGAAGACTCACATCAAGCATTGATGCACGTTGCACAAGATCATGAGTCTGAACTGCTGCGAAGCAAGTCCTTTCTTCACCCGGTTTTCGGTGAGATGGATCTGGCTCAATGGGTCGATTTTGCAAGCTATCATGAAGAGCGTCATCTGGCACAGATTCAGGATATTAAACAAAGGCTTGGCGTGTCGCACACCTAA
- a CDS encoding sensor histidine kinase, giving the protein MSIRRRLMTRFIGMLAGAVVLIILLGSAATYWVVQKVNEVSLVDDFATSGLDQLINTAEIMPDGTVRYDPRLLKQVEKNQGWLQVVDEKGYVIDDFNTPDDVPKQYKPGELIAYWEAKKPFPYQIVMLIREKNGEMFTLLYGERNQTKSLLDQAREDSHYTNGELILLPKQEDAIRSKGAYLQILDAYGQELVSYNKPAMGVPSSYNIQELALRIRYPNRYGISIATFYDEQNGTTWMLSIPVDPTATGEENPYNFILTPVLIVLILSVVILLILLALWYANRFGSPMLHMLQWLQRLEQGHYEEPKGIGGIPRSQRRNGKWKRKYHVYAEVLRSMQALSATLKQDEELRKQTEALREEWIAGITHDLKTPLSSIQGYAHMLEAQKYSWSAEEVREFAGIMLDKSMYMDRLVNDLAMTYRLRSGGYQPPVEETDVNTLLHDLVQRAERNPVYGEGRIVFRPAKVPVYGHVHIPSFERIVDNLTANALLHNPAESTLTVSVHPGKQTGEFSVHFADDGQGMDPELVWRLFERYYRGTDTGTSDVGSGLGMAVTKGLIEAMKGRIEVQSTSGEGTVIRLIWDGQSEHG; this is encoded by the coding sequence ATGAGTATTCGTCGCAGATTAATGACCCGATTTATCGGTATGCTTGCTGGCGCAGTCGTTCTCATCATCCTGTTGGGTTCGGCAGCCACCTATTGGGTTGTTCAAAAGGTAAATGAAGTAAGCCTGGTGGACGACTTCGCTACCAGTGGTCTTGACCAACTGATTAATACCGCAGAAATCATGCCCGATGGGACGGTCCGCTATGATCCCAGGCTGCTGAAGCAGGTCGAGAAAAATCAGGGATGGCTTCAAGTTGTGGATGAAAAAGGCTACGTCATTGATGATTTTAATACACCGGATGACGTTCCGAAGCAATACAAGCCTGGAGAGCTGATCGCTTACTGGGAGGCCAAGAAGCCGTTCCCATACCAGATCGTCATGCTGATTCGGGAGAAAAACGGCGAGATGTTCACCTTGCTGTACGGCGAACGCAATCAGACCAAATCCTTACTCGATCAAGCCCGTGAGGACAGTCATTACACCAATGGAGAGCTTATACTTCTCCCCAAACAAGAGGATGCCATCCGTTCCAAAGGTGCCTATCTGCAAATTTTGGATGCCTACGGTCAAGAGCTGGTCTCTTATAATAAACCTGCCATGGGCGTTCCCAGCAGTTACAACATACAGGAACTGGCTTTGCGTATTCGTTATCCCAATCGATATGGAATATCGATCGCAACCTTTTACGATGAACAGAATGGCACGACCTGGATGCTCAGTATACCTGTCGATCCAACTGCTACAGGGGAAGAAAATCCCTATAATTTCATTTTGACCCCAGTGCTCATCGTGCTGATCCTATCCGTTGTCATTTTGCTAATTCTGCTGGCCCTATGGTACGCCAATCGTTTCGGTTCCCCCATGCTGCATATGCTCCAATGGCTCCAACGACTAGAACAAGGACATTATGAAGAACCCAAAGGCATTGGCGGCATACCTCGCAGTCAGCGACGAAATGGCAAATGGAAACGGAAATACCACGTGTATGCCGAAGTGCTTCGCTCCATGCAGGCATTATCCGCAACATTGAAACAAGATGAAGAGCTTCGTAAACAGACCGAAGCTCTGCGTGAGGAATGGATCGCCGGAATAACGCATGATCTCAAGACACCGCTATCCTCCATCCAGGGATACGCCCATATGCTTGAAGCACAGAAATATAGCTGGTCCGCGGAAGAAGTAAGAGAATTTGCGGGCATTATGCTGGATAAATCCATGTATATGGACCGACTTGTGAATGACCTTGCCATGACGTACCGATTGCGAAGCGGTGGATACCAGCCACCTGTGGAAGAAACTGACGTAAATACGCTACTTCATGATCTCGTCCAGCGTGCAGAACGCAACCCGGTATATGGCGAGGGACGTATTGTTTTCCGGCCTGCGAAAGTTCCGGTATACGGCCATGTGCATATTCCTTCGTTTGAACGCATTGTGGATAATCTGACCGCTAATGCCCTTCTGCATAATCCAGCGGAGTCAACTCTGACCGTTAGTGTGCATCCGGGTAAGCAGACAGGTGAGTTCAGTGTTCATTTTGCCGATGACGGTCAAGGAATGGACCCGGAACTGGTCTGGAGGCTGTTTGAACGATATTACCGAGGGACGGATACAGGCACGTCCGATGTCGGATCAGGCCTTGGCATGGCGGTAACAAAAGGGTTAATTGAAGCGATGAAGGGTCGTATTGAAGTGCAATCGACTTCTGGTGAAGGTACTGTCATTCGATTAATATGGGATGGACAATCAGAACATGGGTGA
- a CDS encoding DUF1963 domain-containing protein, giving the protein MIKPEQCERLTRKARKTLEEYGLGNAADLLLSSSRWGIRLDVSTIDEYRRTGNSRVGGNPDLPSNMKWPLTQDGVPMTFLAQLNLVDLTPYTPNDGRGSLPERGMLYFFIGVDEPAYHIEHRVIYEPDAHNLIRREPDGETALGKDDFVAHSVTVLPNLEFPTYAYIDSLALNAIAAPLSGGTVAVEGEEGLYDRYLEFESSWNHPSTQNWGGMFGYPDGQHPDAEHQALLQIVLGEEYTYDEQACERKLTEHYGGDEKRTQQELADTLLLLKIDTHDAIGFQWWDCGELQFFIRKADLFAGRFDQTYCSLYSS; this is encoded by the coding sequence ATGATTAAACCTGAACAATGTGAACGTCTGACCAGAAAAGCCCGGAAAACTCTTGAGGAGTATGGATTGGGTAATGCTGCCGATCTGCTGTTATCTTCAAGCCGTTGGGGAATTCGCCTTGATGTATCGACAATCGATGAGTATCGCAGAACAGGAAATTCACGTGTAGGTGGAAATCCGGATCTGCCGAGCAACATGAAATGGCCTTTGACACAGGACGGGGTGCCCATGACGTTCCTGGCCCAGTTGAATCTCGTGGATTTGACGCCATATACGCCTAATGATGGGCGCGGGAGTTTGCCCGAACGGGGCATGTTATACTTCTTCATTGGTGTGGATGAACCGGCTTATCATATTGAGCATCGTGTGATTTACGAGCCGGACGCTCATAACCTGATAAGGCGAGAGCCTGATGGCGAAACCGCGCTGGGTAAGGACGATTTTGTAGCACATTCGGTAACAGTGCTGCCTAATCTCGAGTTTCCTACATATGCATACATTGATTCTCTGGCTCTGAATGCAATCGCCGCCCCGCTGTCTGGTGGAACGGTAGCTGTCGAAGGGGAGGAAGGTCTATATGACCGATACCTGGAATTTGAGTCCAGCTGGAATCATCCGAGTACGCAGAACTGGGGTGGCATGTTTGGATACCCTGACGGTCAGCATCCGGATGCCGAACACCAGGCGCTGTTACAGATCGTACTTGGTGAAGAGTATACTTATGACGAGCAGGCGTGTGAGAGGAAGCTGACTGAACATTATGGCGGGGATGAGAAACGGACACAACAAGAGCTTGCGGATACCTTGCTTCTATTAAAAATTGATACGCATGACGCTATCGGTTTTCAATGGTGGGATTGTGGGGAATTGCAATTTTTCATTCGTAAGGCTGACTTGTTCGCAGGACGATTCGATCAAACGTATTGTTCGTTATATTCAAGTTGA
- a CDS encoding response regulator transcription factor — translation MERNNAVAQPATILLVDDEQDIIKLMEIYFGNEGYRVLTASDGIEALEQLKKEPIDLIILDVMMPNMDGIEACMKIREEQKMPIIMLSAKSMDMDKITGLSIGADDYVTKPFNPLELVARAKSQLRRYHTFNEGRESKEHEWVIDDLVINTDTHEVWVDEQPVRLTPREFAVLELLARHQGSVLSMEQIYRQVWKEEFMESNNTVMVHIRKIREKIELDSKHPKFIQTVWGVGYKMIKPQ, via the coding sequence ATGGAAAGGAATAATGCCGTGGCACAGCCAGCAACCATTCTGCTTGTGGATGATGAGCAGGATATTATTAAACTGATGGAGATTTATTTTGGCAATGAAGGATACCGGGTTCTGACAGCCAGTGATGGGATCGAGGCGCTTGAGCAATTGAAGAAAGAGCCAATTGATCTGATCATTCTGGATGTCATGATGCCGAATATGGACGGAATTGAAGCATGTATGAAAATTAGGGAAGAGCAGAAAATGCCGATCATTATGCTGTCCGCCAAAAGCATGGATATGGATAAAATCACAGGGCTGAGCATCGGTGCTGATGATTATGTGACCAAGCCGTTTAACCCGCTTGAACTTGTGGCACGGGCAAAGTCACAGCTTCGCAGGTACCATACCTTCAATGAGGGCCGGGAAAGCAAGGAGCATGAGTGGGTGATTGACGATCTGGTCATCAACACCGATACGCATGAGGTCTGGGTGGATGAGCAGCCTGTTCGCTTGACTCCACGTGAATTTGCCGTTCTGGAGCTGCTGGCGCGCCATCAAGGCTCTGTGCTGAGTATGGAGCAGATCTACAGACAGGTCTGGAAAGAAGAGTTTATGGAGTCCAACAACACAGTCATGGTGCATATCCGCAAGATTCGTGAGAAAATCGAACTCGACAGCAAACATCCCAAGTTCATACAGACGGTATGGGGTGTTGGTTATAAGATGATCAAACCACAATAA
- a CDS encoding DinB family protein, with the protein MFLLIQSAFKHIDVAVTSLIHLCDQLSEQDLALTPIEGKRPVGELLSHLSVICRADVHISEGASEEEMALFYEENQPNSLSEIKEALIANQMYLYHRYRQFNTEELLQVTDSYWGASYSRLEWLLEIMGHVYHHRGQLHTMLTLTGIEPKVALFE; encoded by the coding sequence GTGTTTCTGTTGATTCAGTCTGCATTTAAACATATTGATGTGGCAGTGACATCATTAATCCATTTATGTGACCAACTGTCGGAGCAAGACTTGGCTTTGACTCCGATTGAGGGCAAACGGCCGGTCGGAGAATTGCTTTCTCATCTATCCGTCATTTGTCGTGCAGATGTACATATTTCGGAGGGAGCTTCCGAAGAAGAAATGGCTTTGTTTTACGAGGAAAATCAGCCGAATTCACTGAGTGAGATCAAAGAAGCGCTGATTGCGAATCAGATGTACCTCTATCATCGATATAGACAGTTTAATACAGAGGAATTATTACAGGTGACTGACTCCTATTGGGGAGCTTCGTACAGTCGTCTGGAGTGGCTGCTTGAGATCATGGGACATGTGTATCACCACAGGGGTCAACTGCATACGATGCTGACACTGACTGGAATAGAGCCCAAAGTAGCGTTGTTTGAATAG
- a CDS encoding sensor histidine kinase, translated as MNSKLINTVRWKFIYAFLLSGILTAAILYGGSKVVHSILAAQTYPNYSIPARGIRWLVNHIGSVPLMIMVGILGFVLFFFLFTRRVMLVLDEITAGIQEVAKGELSHRIEVKTSDEFGVVAASVNQMAEQLQLSLQEERSAVAAKNELITGISHDLRTPLTSILGFLEYIEKDRYQDEIEMRYYVSIAYEKSLTLRKLIDDLFEYTRVSGGSLPLSLTSLNLNPFLMQLAEEFAPMLEEAGMTYKIIGGQEPLWIQAAPGELVRAYENLFSNAIRYGAQGKVMEIALSLEGEEAVVRISNYGEPIPAQDLPHLFDRFYRVDKSRSRDTGGTGLGLAIAKSMIELHRGSITAYSEQGRTDFVTRFPVTAPPMNRDTEER; from the coding sequence ATGAATTCAAAATTAATTAACACAGTCCGGTGGAAATTTATCTACGCATTTCTGCTGAGTGGCATTTTGACGGCGGCTATTTTGTATGGGGGCAGCAAAGTTGTACACTCCATTCTAGCGGCTCAGACCTATCCTAATTATTCGATCCCTGCAAGGGGCATCAGGTGGCTGGTGAACCATATTGGGTCGGTGCCATTAATGATTATGGTTGGCATACTTGGCTTTGTGCTGTTCTTTTTCCTGTTCACGCGCAGGGTGATGCTGGTTCTGGACGAGATTACGGCGGGAATTCAGGAAGTTGCCAAAGGGGAGCTGTCTCATCGGATCGAAGTGAAGACATCGGATGAATTTGGCGTTGTGGCTGCCAGTGTTAATCAGATGGCTGAACAATTGCAGCTGTCATTGCAGGAGGAGCGCAGCGCAGTTGCTGCCAAAAATGAATTGATTACAGGCATTTCTCATGATTTGAGGACGCCGCTGACCTCCATTCTCGGATTTTTGGAATACATAGAGAAAGATCGATACCAGGATGAAATTGAGATGCGCTATTACGTAAGTATTGCGTACGAGAAATCCTTAACATTGAGGAAGCTGATCGACGATTTGTTCGAATATACCCGTGTCAGTGGTGGTAGCTTACCCTTGTCATTGACTTCCTTGAACCTGAATCCATTCCTGATGCAGCTTGCGGAGGAGTTCGCTCCGATGCTGGAAGAAGCGGGTATGACATACAAGATCATTGGTGGACAAGAACCTTTATGGATTCAGGCCGCTCCTGGCGAGCTTGTTCGTGCGTATGAGAACCTGTTCAGTAACGCGATCCGTTATGGGGCACAGGGTAAAGTGATGGAGATTGCGTTGTCTCTTGAAGGTGAAGAAGCTGTGGTGCGCATTAGCAATTATGGTGAACCCATTCCGGCGCAGGATTTGCCGCACTTATTCGATCGATTCTACCGGGTGGACAAATCCCGCTCTCGCGACACAGGCGGCACCGGACTGGGGCTGGCTATTGCCAAATCCATGATTGAATTACATCGCGGGAGTATCACTGCCTACAGTGAACAGGGCCGGACTGATTTTGTTACGCGTTTTCCGGTGACTGCTCCTCCGATGAACAGAGATACAGAGGAACGGTAA
- a CDS encoding GNAT family N-acetyltransferase, translating into MKLDSVQIEYASREDLPRIVEIYNSTIESRMVTADLEPVTVEQRIPWFEEHSSDHRPLWVMRLEGQVVAWASLGSFYGRPAYNGTVEVSVYVDQQCRGIGAGGRLLNTIFDACPALGIKTILGFVFGHNEPSLGLLRKHGFEQWGYYPEVAVLDGVNRDLAILGKKI; encoded by the coding sequence ATGAAGCTGGATAGTGTACAGATTGAGTATGCGAGTCGTGAGGACTTACCAAGGATTGTGGAGATCTATAATTCTACGATTGAGAGCCGAATGGTGACGGCGGATTTGGAGCCGGTGACCGTCGAGCAACGTATTCCGTGGTTTGAGGAGCATTCTTCCGATCATCGCCCACTCTGGGTGATGAGACTTGAGGGACAGGTTGTAGCCTGGGCTAGCCTGGGTTCATTTTATGGAAGACCTGCGTACAATGGGACGGTGGAAGTCAGTGTGTATGTGGATCAGCAGTGCCGGGGAATTGGGGCTGGCGGACGTTTGCTGAACACCATTTTTGACGCTTGTCCTGCGCTTGGAATCAAGACGATTCTGGGATTTGTGTTTGGACATAATGAACCGAGTCTGGGGTTATTACGCAAGCATGGCTTTGAACAGTGGGGCTATTACCCTGAAGTGGCTGTGCTGGATGGCGTCAACCGGGATTTGGCGATTTTGGGCAAAAAAATATAG